A single Tenacibaculum sp. 190524A02b DNA region contains:
- a CDS encoding carboxypeptidase-like regulatory domain-containing protein — translation MKRISFLVLFFLVGFKINGQSCSVVGQVLDEKTKEPIELASALLKNEKEEIVSYTFSDANGNYKIKIENQGNYFLVFTYLGYQEKKVPVNYREGKNIHLNVLLKENNTTLKEVVIHSEKPIIIAKDTVKFKVKYFTKGTEKTVENLLEKIPGIEIGRGGEIRIGGKEIEKLMIDGDDFFEKGYKVVSKNMPAYPVEEVQVLKNYESNRLLKEIKKGGKVALNLKIEEKFKQIWFGNLNGSSGVFNENSQYGVTFNVMNFGKKSKYYGLGNLNNVGDDAGDITGLLNTNKLDELTIGEENKASQIINFTPYTSGLTEERTNFNQLKLVSLSNIYNINSKIKTRAIGFFSTNNYSFLRNRQDVYNLNLFQLTNNEHYSLEQNDKTFFTELDVNYDIAKDKILTSKTRYTNINANDISKVTFNRVPLNENLYSKKRFLEQKINYTNKFNNSDVLIIKTRFLKQSIPQVYNANQFFFENLISAHQNIDSVEQRTENDMLFIGAQAHLLKKNNKNLWEFQLGNEFREDKLSTDIMPYTNEGLVIDLSKDYRNRAIYNENDLYFKTKYKHTFKNFSITGNVNVHKLINRLEDYGKSDEKSFLYINPKIGFNWNINKKNKIGISYSYAVKNAKILDVYKNYILTNYNSLTKGTGRFNILNESSLFLNYQIGNFGDSFLVNTFLFYNHNHDFFSTNTNIENTYTTSEKILIKNRGYLNASSSINYYIKDVYTNFKVNLNYSQVQYKNIINDSELREVKSASYNYGMELRSAFKGFFNYHLGVNWITSKIQVVNSQLLTNNTSFLDLSFSFKSGISMDVKTESYFFDGLTSENRYNFVDFKTNYELIKDKLNIGLIGRNLLNTNSFESVLINDFVTSRTSYRLLPRLVLLNLEYRF, via the coding sequence TTGAAGAGAATTAGTTTTCTGGTACTATTTTTTTTAGTAGGCTTTAAAATTAATGGGCAAAGTTGTAGTGTAGTAGGACAAGTTTTAGATGAAAAAACGAAAGAGCCTATAGAGCTAGCAAGTGCGCTATTAAAAAATGAAAAAGAGGAAATTGTTTCTTATACATTTTCGGATGCTAATGGAAATTATAAAATTAAAATAGAAAATCAAGGAAACTATTTTTTAGTCTTTACATATTTAGGGTATCAAGAAAAGAAGGTGCCAGTAAATTATAGAGAAGGTAAAAACATACATTTAAATGTTTTACTTAAAGAAAATAATACTACACTAAAAGAGGTCGTAATTCACTCAGAAAAGCCAATAATTATAGCTAAGGATACCGTTAAGTTTAAAGTGAAATATTTTACGAAAGGAACTGAAAAAACAGTGGAAAATCTTTTAGAAAAAATACCAGGTATAGAAATAGGAAGAGGTGGAGAAATAAGAATTGGAGGAAAAGAAATTGAAAAATTGATGATTGATGGTGATGATTTCTTTGAAAAAGGCTACAAGGTCGTCTCTAAAAATATGCCAGCTTATCCAGTAGAAGAAGTTCAGGTTCTTAAAAATTATGAAAGTAATAGATTATTAAAAGAAATAAAAAAAGGAGGTAAAGTAGCTTTAAATTTAAAGATTGAAGAAAAATTTAAACAAATTTGGTTTGGTAACCTAAATGGTAGTTCTGGTGTTTTCAATGAAAATAGTCAATATGGAGTTACATTTAATGTAATGAATTTTGGGAAAAAAAGTAAATACTATGGTTTGGGTAATTTAAATAATGTAGGAGATGATGCGGGAGATATAACTGGGTTGCTTAATACCAATAAATTAGATGAATTAACTATTGGAGAAGAAAATAAGGCTTCACAAATAATAAACTTTACGCCATATACTTCAGGATTAACAGAAGAAAGAACTAATTTTAACCAGTTGAAATTAGTGTCGTTAAGTAATATTTATAATATAAATTCAAAAATAAAAACACGTGCTATAGGTTTCTTTAGTACTAATAATTATTCTTTTTTAAGGAATAGGCAAGATGTGTATAATTTAAATTTATTTCAATTAACGAATAATGAACATTATAGTTTAGAACAGAATGACAAAACTTTTTTTACTGAATTGGATGTTAATTACGATATAGCTAAAGATAAAATACTTACTTCAAAAACAAGATATACTAACATTAATGCAAATGATATTTCGAAAGTTACATTTAATAGAGTACCATTAAATGAAAACTTATACTCTAAAAAAAGATTTTTAGAACAAAAAATCAACTACACCAATAAATTTAATAATTCGGATGTTTTAATAATAAAAACTAGGTTTTTAAAGCAAAGTATCCCTCAAGTATATAATGCAAATCAATTTTTCTTTGAAAACTTAATTAGTGCACATCAAAATATTGATTCTGTAGAACAAAGAACAGAGAATGATATGTTGTTTATTGGTGCCCAAGCACATTTATTAAAAAAAAATAATAAAAATTTATGGGAATTTCAATTAGGAAATGAATTTAGGGAAGATAAGTTATCTACAGATATAATGCCTTATACAAATGAGGGATTAGTAATTGATTTATCAAAGGATTATCGAAATCGTGCTATTTACAATGAAAACGACCTATATTTTAAAACTAAATATAAACATACATTCAAAAACTTTTCAATAACGGGAAATGTTAATGTACACAAATTGATAAATAGGTTAGAAGATTATGGTAAAAGCGATGAAAAAAGTTTCTTATATATTAACCCTAAAATAGGTTTTAACTGGAATATAAATAAGAAAAATAAGATAGGAATATCATATTCTTATGCAGTTAAGAATGCTAAAATATTGGATGTATATAAAAACTATATATTGACAAATTATAATTCATTAACTAAAGGTACTGGTAGGTTTAATATTTTAAATGAATCTTCTTTATTTCTTAATTATCAGATAGGGAATTTTGGAGATAGCTTTTTAGTGAATACCTTTTTGTTCTACAATCATAATCACGATTTCTTTTCAACAAATACTAATATAGAGAATACATATACAACTTCGGAAAAAATTTTAATAAAAAACAGAGGTTATTTAAATGCAAGTTCTTCTATAAATTATTATATAAAAGATGTTTACACAAATTTTAAAGTCAATTTAAATTATTCACAAGTACAGTATAAGAATATTATAAATGATTCTGAATTAAGAGAAGTAAAATCAGCATCCTATAATTATGGAATGGAATTACGTTCAGCTTTTAAAGGTTTTTTTAATTATCATTTAGGAGTTAATTGGATTACGAGTAAAATACAGGTAGTAAACTCACAATTGTTAACTAACAATACTAGTTTTTTAGACTTATCGTTCTCTTTTAAAAGTGGAATAAGCATGGATGTTAAAACAGAAAGTTATTTTTTTGACGGTTTAACATCAGAAAATAGATATAACTTCGTAGATTTCAAAACTAATTATGAACTAATAAAAGATAAATTAAATATTGGTTTAATAGGAAGGAATTTGTTGAATACAAATTCTTTTGAGAGTGTGTTAATAAATGATTTTGTTACATCTAGAACTTCATATAGGTTGCTTCCTAGGTTAGTTCTTTTGAATCTTGAATATAGATTTTAA
- a CDS encoding NAD(P)H-dependent oxidoreductase, with protein sequence MKLLIISGSNRTNSMSFKTSEYVLRNVFENYRDIDVNILDISNYPVLLHHYDGEQSQELLEAKKQVLEQLYNSDAFIVVTPEWGGMIPPALANLFLLCANGSANGMPLGHKPGFIIGISASGGGHNPVPIIKGFTAKNTHITWISLHAVINNVENFLSEEWNPESKGRVQQVQSRIKIGIKALLIYAKQLKVVREELIELSKIHPFGQ encoded by the coding sequence ATGAAACTATTAATAATAAGTGGAAGTAATAGAACAAACTCTATGAGTTTTAAGACATCTGAATATGTTTTAAGAAACGTTTTTGAAAACTATAGAGATATTGATGTAAATATATTAGATATCTCTAATTACCCTGTTTTATTACATCATTATGATGGAGAGCAATCACAAGAATTATTAGAAGCTAAAAAACAAGTGTTAGAACAGTTATATAATAGTGATGCTTTTATTGTTGTAACTCCTGAGTGGGGAGGAATGATTCCACCTGCATTGGCTAACTTATTTTTATTATGTGCTAATGGATCCGCTAATGGAATGCCATTAGGACATAAACCAGGATTTATAATAGGAATATCTGCTTCTGGAGGAGGACATAATCCTGTTCCAATAATTAAAGGGTTCACAGCAAAAAATACACATATTACATGGATATCATTACATGCGGTAATAAATAATGTAGAAAACTTTTTAAGTGAAGAATGGAATCCTGAATCAAAAGGGAGAGTTCAACAAGTACAATCAAGAATTAAAATAGGTATAAAGGCTTTATTAATTTATGCAAAACAATTAAAAGTTGTCCGTGAAGAATTGATAGAATTGTCTAAAATACATCCGTTTGGACAATAG
- a CDS encoding VOC family protein, which produces MKLGAFSVSLSVKDLQVSKQFYETLGFNVFAGDAAKNYLIMKNDKTLIGLFQGMFEDNILTFNPGWDENANVLNDFDDVRFIQHNLKNSDVKLEKEIEKNNDSGPASIVIKDPDGNVILIDQHI; this is translated from the coding sequence ATGAAGTTAGGAGCCTTTTCAGTTAGTTTATCTGTAAAAGATTTACAGGTGTCAAAACAGTTTTATGAAACATTAGGCTTTAATGTTTTTGCAGGGGATGCTGCTAAAAATTATTTGATAATGAAAAATGATAAAACATTAATAGGATTGTTTCAAGGAATGTTTGAAGACAATATTTTAACTTTTAATCCAGGTTGGGACGAAAATGCAAATGTTTTAAATGACTTTGATGATGTAAGGTTTATACAGCATAACTTAAAGAATAGTGATGTGAAATTAGAGAAAGAAATAGAAAAGAATAATGATTCAGGACCAGCAAGTATAGTTATAAAAGATCCAGATGGAAATGTTATTTTAATAGATCAACATATATAA
- a CDS encoding DUF547 domain-containing protein has protein sequence MRKTIIILTCLFFISVQTNAQTDVFNALLKTYVDAEGKVDYKGLRKNKALLDIYLNHLEKTIPGKRWSSNKAKAFWMNAYNAYTIKLILDSYPLKKITDIKRKGKNAWKIPFAVIGKKTYSLDYIEHKILRRWHDDARIHVGINAASKSGPKFVNFAFTEKNVEQKLEELMKVFINDKTKNNIALDKVEVSKIFEWYQEDFTIKHSLVDYINKYSNIKANDNAEVQYLEYNWDLNEK, from the coding sequence ATGCGAAAAACAATTATTATTTTAACATGCTTATTTTTTATAAGTGTACAAACAAATGCTCAGACTGATGTATTCAATGCATTATTGAAAACTTATGTAGATGCTGAAGGAAAAGTAGATTATAAAGGTTTAAGAAAAAACAAAGCTTTATTAGATATTTATTTAAATCATTTAGAAAAAACAATCCCTGGTAAAAGATGGTCTTCAAATAAAGCAAAAGCTTTTTGGATGAATGCTTATAATGCTTATACGATAAAACTTATTCTAGATAGTTACCCTTTAAAAAAGATTACAGATATTAAACGTAAAGGAAAAAATGCCTGGAAAATACCATTTGCTGTAATTGGTAAGAAAACTTATTCTTTAGACTATATAGAACACAAAATTTTACGTAGATGGCATGATGACGCACGTATTCACGTTGGAATTAACGCTGCTTCTAAATCTGGTCCTAAGTTTGTGAATTTTGCTTTTACCGAAAAAAATGTAGAACAAAAGTTAGAAGAATTAATGAAGGTATTTATAAATGACAAAACAAAAAACAACATTGCTCTTGACAAAGTAGAAGTTTCTAAAATATTTGAGTGGTATCAAGAAGATTTCACTATTAAACACTCATTAGTAGACTATATTAATAAATATTCAAATATTAAAGCAAATGACAATGCTGAAGTCCAGTATCTAGAATATAACTGGGACTTAAATGAAAAATAA
- the sufD gene encoding Fe-S cluster assembly protein SufD yields the protein MELKEKLLSSYVAFENGIDINSDIHDIRTKALQNFEELGFPSKKLEAWKYTSLNSVLKQDYSLFPDHDTAIELADVKRFFIHDIDSYKIVFIDGKYSSFLSETTHDGMDVCLMSAALSKSKYRPIIENYFNKIAKQDNMTSLNTAFASEGAFIHIPRGVEVEKPIQIINFTTGKENATMLQPRNLIVAENNAHVQIIERHQSLTDNPVLTNCVTEIYTDVHATVDYYKIQNDNTNASLVDNTYIEQQRESVCSVHTFSFGGNITRNNLNFFQKGERIDSILKGITIIEGKQHVDHHTLVHHIEPNCESHQDYKGIFNERSTGVFNGKVIVEKEAQKTNAYQQNNNVLISDKATINAKPQLEIFADDVKCSHGCTIGQLDDQALFYMQQRGIPKKEAEALLMYAFANTVLESVKIPEVKKRITKLIANKLGVNIGFDL from the coding sequence ATGGAGTTAAAAGAAAAATTATTATCATCATATGTAGCCTTTGAAAATGGAATCGATATCAACTCTGATATTCACGATATCCGTACCAAGGCACTTCAAAACTTTGAAGAATTAGGTTTTCCTTCTAAAAAATTAGAAGCTTGGAAATACACTTCTTTAAATTCAGTTTTAAAACAAGACTACAGCCTTTTTCCTGATCATGATACTGCTATAGAATTAGCAGATGTAAAAAGATTCTTTATTCATGATATTGACAGCTATAAAATAGTTTTTATAGATGGAAAATACAGTTCTTTTCTATCTGAAACTACTCATGATGGAATGGATGTTTGCTTAATGTCTGCAGCATTATCTAAATCAAAATATAGGCCTATTATTGAAAACTATTTCAATAAAATTGCCAAGCAGGATAATATGACTTCTTTGAACACTGCTTTTGCCAGTGAAGGAGCATTTATTCATATCCCTAGAGGCGTTGAAGTTGAAAAACCTATTCAAATCATTAACTTTACTACTGGTAAAGAAAATGCAACAATGCTTCAACCTAGAAACTTAATTGTAGCTGAAAACAATGCCCATGTTCAAATTATTGAACGTCACCAAAGTTTGACAGACAATCCAGTTTTGACTAATTGTGTTACAGAAATCTACACAGATGTTCATGCCACTGTTGATTATTATAAAATTCAGAATGACAATACCAATGCTTCTTTAGTAGACAATACCTATATAGAACAACAGAGAGAAAGCGTTTGTTCTGTACATACATTTTCTTTTGGTGGAAATATTACTAGAAACAATTTAAACTTCTTCCAAAAAGGAGAACGTATTGATTCTATTTTAAAAGGTATTACCATTATTGAAGGGAAACAACATGTAGATCATCATACTTTAGTTCACCATATTGAACCTAACTGTGAAAGTCATCAAGATTACAAAGGTATTTTTAATGAGCGTTCTACTGGAGTTTTCAATGGTAAAGTCATTGTAGAAAAGGAAGCTCAAAAAACTAATGCTTACCAACAAAACAATAATGTTTTAATTAGTGATAAAGCAACTATTAACGCTAAACCTCAGTTAGAAATTTTTGCTGATGATGTAAAATGTTCTCACGGTTGTACTATCGGTCAATTAGATGACCAAGCTTTATTCTATATGCAACAAAGAGGTATACCTAAAAAAGAAGCTGAAGCACTTTTAATGTACGCTTTTGCGAATACTGTTTTAGAAAGTGTAAAAATACCTGAAGTTAAAAAGAGAATCACTAAGTTAATTGCCAATAAACTTGGTGTTAATATTGGTTTTGATTTATAA
- the sufC gene encoding Fe-S cluster assembly ATPase SufC: MLKIENLHAQIEDKAILKGINLEVKAGEVHAIMGPNGAGKSTLSSVIAGKEEYEVTSGTIELKGEDISDLAPEERAHAGVFLSFQYPVEIPGVTVTNFIKTAINESRKAQGLDEMPAKDMLKKIREKSELLEIDRKFLSRSLNEGFSGGEKKRNEIFQMAMLEPQLAILDETDSGLDIDALRIVANGVNKLKSEDNAIVVITHYQRLLDYIVPDYVHVLHDGKIVKTGDASLALELEEKGYDWIKEEVNG, encoded by the coding sequence ATGTTAAAAATAGAAAACTTACACGCACAGATAGAAGACAAGGCTATTTTAAAAGGAATAAACCTTGAAGTAAAAGCAGGAGAGGTTCATGCAATCATGGGACCTAATGGTGCTGGAAAAAGTACGTTATCTTCTGTTATAGCAGGAAAAGAGGAGTACGAAGTAACTTCTGGAACTATTGAATTAAAAGGAGAGGATATTAGTGATCTTGCTCCTGAGGAAAGAGCACATGCTGGTGTGTTTTTATCTTTTCAATATCCAGTTGAAATACCTGGTGTAACAGTTACAAACTTCATAAAAACGGCTATTAACGAATCTCGTAAAGCACAAGGGCTAGATGAAATGCCTGCTAAAGATATGCTTAAAAAGATTCGAGAAAAGTCTGAATTATTAGAAATTGACCGTAAGTTTTTATCTCGTTCTTTAAATGAAGGATTTTCTGGTGGTGAGAAAAAAAGAAATGAGATATTTCAGATGGCAATGTTAGAACCTCAATTAGCTATTTTGGATGAAACAGATTCTGGTTTAGATATTGATGCTTTACGTATTGTTGCTAATGGAGTAAATAAATTAAAATCTGAAGACAATGCTATTGTAGTTATTACTCACTACCAACGTTTATTAGACTATATTGTTCCTGATTATGTACACGTTTTACATGACGGTAAAATTGTAAAAACAGGAGATGCTTCTTTAGCTTTAGAGTTAGAAGAAAAAGGTTACGATTGGATTAAGGAAGAAGTGAATGGTTAA
- the sufB gene encoding Fe-S cluster assembly protein SufB translates to MSKYTEDDLREELKTKEYEYGFYTDIESEKFPKGLNEDIVRAISKKKNEPEWMTEWRLEAFRVWQEMEEPEWANVTYEKPNFQDISYYSAPKKKPKLNSLDEVDPELLATFEKLGISLDEQKKLANVAVDIVMDSVSVATTFKETLAEKGIIFMPISEAIQEHPELVKKYIGSVVPPTDNFYAALNSAVFSDGSFCYIPKGVRCPMELSTYFRINEGGTGQFERTLVVADESSYVSYLEGCTAPQRDENQLHAAVVELIAMDDAEIKYSTVQNWFPGDASGKGGVFNFVTKRGLCETNAKISWTQVETGSAVTWKYPSCVLKGNNSVGEFYSIAVTNNFQQADTGTKMIHLGKNTKSTIISKGISAGKSQNSYRGLVQINSRAENARNFSQCDSLLMGNECGAHTFPYIEAKNKTAQIEHEATTSKIGEDQLFYCNQRGIDTEKAIALIVNGFSKEVLNKLPMEFAVEAQKLLEISLEGSVG, encoded by the coding sequence ATGAGTAAATATACTGAGGACGACTTAAGAGAAGAACTAAAAACCAAAGAATATGAATATGGTTTTTATACAGATATTGAAAGTGAAAAGTTTCCGAAGGGACTAAACGAAGATATTGTACGTGCAATTTCTAAAAAGAAAAATGAGCCTGAATGGATGACAGAATGGCGACTGGAAGCTTTTAGAGTATGGCAAGAAATGGAAGAACCAGAATGGGCTAATGTTACTTATGAAAAACCTAACTTTCAAGATATTTCTTACTACTCTGCTCCTAAGAAGAAACCTAAACTAAACAGTTTAGATGAAGTAGATCCTGAATTATTAGCTACTTTTGAAAAACTTGGAATTTCTTTAGACGAACAAAAGAAACTGGCTAATGTTGCAGTAGATATTGTTATGGATTCTGTTTCTGTAGCTACAACATTTAAAGAAACTTTAGCTGAAAAAGGAATTATTTTTATGCCTATTTCAGAAGCTATACAAGAACATCCTGAATTAGTAAAAAAATATATTGGTTCTGTTGTTCCTCCTACAGATAATTTTTATGCAGCCTTAAACTCGGCTGTATTTTCTGATGGGTCTTTTTGTTATATTCCTAAAGGAGTTCGTTGTCCGATGGAATTATCAACCTATTTTAGAATTAACGAAGGTGGTACTGGGCAATTTGAGCGTACTTTAGTCGTAGCTGATGAAAGCAGTTATGTTTCTTACTTAGAAGGATGTACTGCTCCTCAACGTGATGAAAACCAATTGCACGCAGCTGTTGTAGAATTAATAGCAATGGATGATGCTGAAATAAAATATTCTACTGTACAAAACTGGTTTCCAGGTGATGCTAGTGGTAAAGGTGGAGTTTTTAATTTTGTAACTAAAAGAGGTTTATGCGAAACAAATGCTAAAATCTCATGGACACAAGTAGAAACTGGTTCTGCTGTAACTTGGAAATATCCTAGTTGCGTTTTAAAAGGAAACAACTCTGTTGGTGAATTTTACTCTATAGCTGTAACCAATAACTTCCAACAAGCAGATACTGGTACTAAAATGATTCACTTAGGAAAGAATACAAAGTCTACCATTATATCTAAAGGAATTTCTGCTGGAAAATCTCAAAATAGTTACCGTGGTTTAGTACAAATAAACTCAAGAGCTGAAAATGCTCGTAACTTCTCTCAATGTGATAGTTTATTAATGGGCAATGAGTGTGGTGCACATACATTCCCATATATAGAAGCTAAAAATAAAACGGCGCAAATAGAGCATGAAGCTACTACTAGTAAAATTGGTGAAGATCAATTATTTTACTGTAATCAACGTGGAATAGATACTGAAAAAGCCATTGCTTTAATTGTAAACGGATTTAGTAAAGAAGTCTTAAATAAACTACCAATGGAATTTGCCGTTGAAGCTCAAAAATTATTAGAGATTTCATTAGAGGGAAGCGTTGGATAA
- a CDS encoding iron-sulfur cluster assembly accessory protein, which yields MIKVSDTAKKKVVELMTDDGYDAIKDFVRVGVKSGGCSGLSYDLTFDKDQQENDKIFEDNGVRIIVDKKSFLYLVGTTLEYSGGLNGKGFVFNNPNANRTCGCGESFSL from the coding sequence ATGATAAAAGTTTCAGATACAGCAAAAAAGAAGGTTGTTGAATTAATGACTGACGATGGTTACGACGCTATTAAAGATTTTGTTAGAGTTGGTGTTAAAAGTGGCGGTTGTTCAGGTTTATCGTATGATTTAACATTTGATAAAGACCAACAAGAAAATGATAAAATTTTTGAAGACAATGGTGTACGTATTATTGTTGATAAAAAAAGCTTCTTATACCTTGTTGGAACTACTTTAGAATACTCTGGAGGTTTAAATGGAAAAGGGTTTGTTTTTAATAACCCAAACGCCAATAGAACCTGTGGATGTGGCGAAAGCTTTTCTTTATAA
- a CDS encoding cytochrome-c peroxidase, with the protein MKKLSILLFLVLISCSSKNEEEMYVPKPAQLNVPEIFQQKLIAPVIPSTNPLTEEGIALGKQLFFDPILSKDNSQSCASCHNPKNAFTDNNLKFSKGVDGNFGKRNSMPLFNLAWNFDERFAWDGKELSLERQAFEPVRNKVEMHSKWKEVAKKLQNHNQYPLLFKQAFGTDKIDSTLVTKAIAQFERTLISANSKFDQYLLGKTQLTPEELNGFNVFMDEDRGDCFHCHGSNSNPLWTDNKFHNNGLDETFSDLGFGNVTGDPNDNGKFRTPSIRNLAYTAPYMHDGRFATLEEVINHYSEGLKDSPTIDPLMKKASTGGVQLTDKDKADLKAFLLSLSDNNFINNPVFQE; encoded by the coding sequence ATGAAAAAATTAAGCATACTTCTCTTCTTGGTTTTAATAAGCTGCTCTTCGAAAAACGAAGAAGAGATGTATGTTCCTAAACCTGCTCAGCTAAATGTTCCTGAAATTTTTCAGCAAAAATTAATAGCTCCTGTAATTCCTTCAACTAACCCTTTAACAGAAGAGGGTATAGCTTTAGGTAAACAGTTATTTTTTGATCCTATCTTGTCTAAAGACAATTCTCAATCTTGCGCTAGCTGCCATAACCCAAAAAATGCTTTTACAGACAACAACCTCAAATTCAGCAAAGGTGTAGACGGAAATTTTGGCAAAAGAAATTCAATGCCATTATTTAATCTTGCATGGAATTTTGATGAACGTTTTGCTTGGGATGGAAAAGAACTGAGTTTGGAAAGACAAGCTTTTGAACCTGTAAGAAACAAAGTAGAAATGCACAGTAAATGGAAAGAGGTAGCTAAAAAACTGCAAAACCATAATCAATATCCTTTACTGTTTAAACAAGCTTTTGGAACGGATAAAATTGACTCCACTCTAGTTACTAAAGCTATTGCTCAGTTTGAAAGAACTTTAATATCTGCCAATTCAAAATTTGATCAGTATCTTCTGGGTAAAACTCAATTAACTCCTGAAGAATTAAATGGTTTTAACGTTTTTATGGATGAAGATAGAGGTGATTGCTTCCATTGCCATGGTAGTAATAGCAACCCTTTATGGACCGACAATAAGTTCCATAACAATGGGCTAGACGAAACGTTTTCTGACTTAGGCTTTGGAAATGTTACTGGAGACCCTAATGATAATGGTAAATTTAGGACTCCTTCTATAAGAAATTTAGCTTATACAGCTCCGTATATGCACGATGGAAGATTTGCTACTTTAGAAGAAGTTATCAACCACTACTCTGAAGGCTTAAAAGATTCCCCAACCATAGACCCATTAATGAAAAAAGCGAGCACAGGAGGTGTTCAACTCACTGATAAAGATAAAGCTGACCTAAAAGCTTTTCTACTCTCTTTATCAGACAACAACTTTATTAACAATCCTGTTTTTCAAGAATAA
- a CDS encoding MbnP family protein has translation MKKITLLVLSIILFSCSSDNDEPIKEVSVSLNFTHFWDSSTIDKSDLGKTDYTNQKGTKLKIERLRYLISRVTLKDGNDKVFPFSGYKLVDVNDSGSLIFSFPEKVSEGVYNLSFTFGFNKEDNKSDIYKDLNSATWNVPEMLGGGYHFMQLDGKFIDKDGADSAYNFHAIQAYNTSTKESTDTFFTVDLGSISLKNNATVNIKTNIAQWFKDPNEWDLNEKSVKLMMDHEAQIKMSENGKKNVFSVSGINQ, from the coding sequence ATGAAAAAAATCACCCTTTTAGTATTATCAATTATTTTATTCTCTTGTAGTTCTGACAATGACGAACCTATAAAAGAAGTTTCTGTAAGCTTAAACTTTACGCATTTTTGGGATTCTAGCACTATAGATAAAAGTGATTTGGGAAAAACTGACTACACTAATCAAAAAGGAACCAAATTAAAAATTGAAAGACTTCGATACTTAATTTCTAGAGTGACTTTAAAAGATGGAAATGATAAGGTATTTCCTTTTAGTGGATATAAACTTGTTGATGTAAATGACTCTGGAAGCTTAATTTTTTCATTTCCTGAAAAAGTTTCCGAAGGCGTTTATAATTTATCTTTTACTTTTGGTTTTAATAAAGAAGATAACAAATCAGATATCTATAAAGATTTAAATTCTGCTACTTGGAATGTTCCTGAGATGTTAGGAGGCGGTTATCATTTTATGCAATTAGATGGTAAATTTATAGATAAAGATGGTGCAGATAGTGCTTATAATTTTCATGCTATACAAGCATATAACACAAGTACAAAAGAAAGTACTGATACCTTTTTCACTGTTGATCTAGGTAGTATTTCTTTAAAAAACAACGCTACTGTGAATATCAAAACAAATATTGCGCAATGGTTTAAAGACCCTAATGAATGGGACTTAAATGAAAAGAGTGTTAAGTTAATGATGGATCATGAAGCACAAATAAAAATGTCTGAAAACGGAAAGAAAAATGTTTTCAGTGTTAGTGGTATAAACCAGTAA